AAGACGGGAACCTATCGACAGAGCTTAAATCATTTCAATACGCTTCGGACCATCGAAGATTTGTACGGACTTTCCCATCTGGGGAAAAGTAGGACCGAATTACCGATTTCGTATATTTGGACGTAGGACACAGTTAGAATGAATGGAAGATACATAGAAAACTAAAAATACAGTAGATTACAACAGTGTTCAATGTGAGAGAAAGTACTAGACAATTTCTTTCTTTGCATATATATACGTTATATATGTATTTTATACAGAAACGCTGTAGCCGAGAAAGAGGGGGCAAACACATGAGTAAATTGTTCAATTTGGCTGCGACAGCAACGGCTATTCTCTTGATGGCTTCAGTGGCTGGGTGTGGAACGACCACGCCGGCATCGAATAAGACAGGCGGAAATACAGGGAATTCGAAATCAACGACAAGCCAGTCTCCTATCGAAGGGGGCAGTCTCAATATCGACATGGGGCAGAATATCCAGACGCTCGATCCGGCCGTGACGGATGATCTGACCTCTGATGAACTCATTACAGAGATGTATGATCCACTGGTGACCTATGATGGATCAACAAATACACTGGTCGGCGACATGGCCGAAAAGTGGACCGTTTCACCTGATGGTAAGACGTACACGTTTACTCTGCGGAAAGGTATAACCTTTTGGAATGGAGACCCAGTGACAGCAAACAGTTATATCGCGGAATTCGAGCGTGTACTGACGAAGAAGCTGGCTTCTCCTGCATCGGCACGTCTGTATCCGATTGTTGAAGGTTCCACCGCCTTTTACAAAGGTCAAGCGAAGACTATCAGCGGTGTGACGGCCCCGGATCCATACACGTTGCAAATCAAGCTCGTAAAACCGGAATCATTCTTTTTGCAGTTATTGGCTGAGCCGGCATTTGTAGCAGTGGATCCAAAGTGGATAAGCTCGGTGGGGAATGCCAACTTTGCGACGTCAAAGCCAATGGGCACGGGCGCATTTGAGTTGAAGAGCACAGACGGTACGACAGAAGTGCTGACGAAAAACCAACACTATTTTCTAAAAGACAGTCACGGCAATCAGCTTCCGTACCTCGATCAGGTGACATTCTCTTACAATAAGAACACCGAGGTCGATGCGATGAAGTTCCAACAGGGGTCAGAGCCATTTTTGGCCTTCAATACGCAGGGTATCCCGGTGTCGTCATACCACATGTTCATGGCCAATCCTAAATTGAAGCAGGACGTAACTACGGCGACAACAGGCGATATGTGGTACATCGGGCTAAATGTCACCCAGGCGCCGTTCACCAACGTGAAAGTACGCCAAGCAGTCGAGTATGCTATCAACAAGCCATTTCTTGTAAAGCTGTTAAATAACATGGATACGGTTGCTAATCAACCTGTACCACCGGACGCGTTCGGATACATGAAGCAGCTGCCGGCATCCATTGATTACACGTACAACCCAGAGAAGGCGAAGCAACTTCTTGCATCGTCAGGTCTGTCACTGCCAATTCATGCAAAATTCTACTCAAGTAATGATGCTACGACGCAGAAAGTAGTTGAGGAAATTCAGAACGAATTGAAGGCCGTCGGGATCGACTTGACCGTGCAGCCGCTCAGTTGGAGTGCGTTTTTATCTGGGAACGGCCAGGGGACGCAACCGAGTTTCCTAATCGACTGGAACCAAAGTTTCCCGGATGCATTCGACTTTTTGAATACGCTGTTCAATACGACTGAGCAGCCAATCAATAATTCGGAAATGTATTCGAACAAACAAGTGGATCAGTGGTTGAATGAAGCTCAGACGGAAACGGATCCGCAAAAACGGTTTGATCTGTATAAGAAAGTGACCGTTCAAGCCATGGAGGATGCTTCGGTCGTTCCAGTCTATTACGGTAAGTACACGTTTGCCATTCAACCGTGGGTGCACGGGTATTATATTAATTCAAACCTTGAGGAAGACCCGCTCACACATATTTGGGTGGACCCAGGCCACTAACCACTAACCACTAACGTCGGCAGGCTGTCATTAGAAGGGAATAGGTTAATATAGGGGATACGGGCCGACTTTGCCGTGATTCAATCACACGCGAAGTCGGCCTTATCTTACCGTCACATGACCAAATTGGAATTCTCCTCATGGTTCTGAGCGACATCTTGCGTAATACTGCTCATTTGAATCAAGCATCGCTCTACAATTCGAGCATCATTTGGATAGAACATATGTGCAGAATTTTCAAGCCAAACCAAATGTTTTCCCTTCGGGGCAATGAGCTTGTCGTAGTATCTCTTAGTAGACAGGCCCGGCACAGCATGATCGTGCCGTCCATGAAAGAAGTAAACAGGAATGCTTACGACTGGAACCGATTCCGCGAAATCAATCTTCAAAAAATCTAGAACCATCTGGTCTGTGTACGAGTTTTTTGTTTTCGTAAAAATTCTCAGTACATCACGGATAGAGTAATCCGGTGACGACAGCAGCGTTTTTGGATACTGTTTCAAAATGGGTGCCTTGATATGTTCGTCTTCGTAGACAAACGCACCCTGCATAAAGTTCCATTTCCTGAGCGTCAGCCATGTTTTCACGTCTCGATATGGTGGGCACCCCATGTCGACGAGCTCGCTCGTCGCCTTTCGATTGCCTTTTTCCTTTGCCTGATGGAGATTCCAATCGTAGCAAATTTGATCACTTTCACTCCAATTGACGATTTGCGCCATGGCTGCGTAGGCATGGAATTTCTCCGGATAACGTGACGCGAGGGTAAGGCCGATAACGGTACCCCACGAGAGCCCCGCAAGATAGATTTTTTCCTGGTGGAAACGATTCCTGAGGTGATCGACTAATTCATTTGCGTCCGATACAAACTGCTCTAAGTTCATCGTGTCAGATGGAATGTCGGTATGAAATGATCTTCCTGTTCCACGTTGGTCCCAGAACACCAGCACATAATGTTTCATCAACTCGAAAGTTGTTGTCGCATATGCGTAGTCCACTCCTCGAAAGCTAACTCCGGGCGCTGGCATGCCGGGCCCGCCATGAAGCAACAGGAGGACGGGTTTACTCGAGTCGTGCGCTTGAATGAGGACGGCCTGCTCAATCCCCCCAATTGTCACGGTTTTCACCGTGCTGATGCCGTGCGGCGAATGTCGCGGTACAGAACGTTTTAACACGGCTTGCTGAACGAAACGCCTGTACGTGAGAAGTGTGATGATGACCAACAAGAACATGGCAAAAATCCAATAGAAAATGATCAATTGAATCCTCCTAGTGACAATCCATGGCGTTGCTGTGGGTCATGCTCCAAGCCCCTGTAGGAAATAGGCCACGTGCGTAGATAGCCGCTGTTCGATTTGACTGGTATCCTGATTTGCGAATTTTAACATGTTGTATTCGGTTGCCATGGCAAACACGCCATATTGATACTCTGAGGCTAAGATAGCTGGGTCATGTGATGGAATTGACCCCAAGCGAATCATGGTTTCGAAGGCTGCCTCTAGGAAAGCCAAGGTGCCTTGAATGATGTCTTGCAGCAATATCTCACGCGCACGACGATCACGATATTGTTCAAC
The genomic region above belongs to Alicyclobacillus dauci and contains:
- a CDS encoding ABC transporter substrate-binding protein, producing the protein MSKLFNLAATATAILLMASVAGCGTTTPASNKTGGNTGNSKSTTSQSPIEGGSLNIDMGQNIQTLDPAVTDDLTSDELITEMYDPLVTYDGSTNTLVGDMAEKWTVSPDGKTYTFTLRKGITFWNGDPVTANSYIAEFERVLTKKLASPASARLYPIVEGSTAFYKGQAKTISGVTAPDPYTLQIKLVKPESFFLQLLAEPAFVAVDPKWISSVGNANFATSKPMGTGAFELKSTDGTTEVLTKNQHYFLKDSHGNQLPYLDQVTFSYNKNTEVDAMKFQQGSEPFLAFNTQGIPVSSYHMFMANPKLKQDVTTATTGDMWYIGLNVTQAPFTNVKVRQAVEYAINKPFLVKLLNNMDTVANQPVPPDAFGYMKQLPASIDYTYNPEKAKQLLASSGLSLPIHAKFYSSNDATTQKVVEEIQNELKAVGIDLTVQPLSWSAFLSGNGQGTQPSFLIDWNQSFPDAFDFLNTLFNTTEQPINNSEMYSNKQVDQWLNEAQTETDPQKRFDLYKKVTVQAMEDASVVPVYYGKYTFAIQPWVHGYYINSNLEEDPLTHIWVDPGH
- a CDS encoding alpha/beta fold hydrolase; translated protein: MIIFYWIFAMFLLVIITLLTYRRFVQQAVLKRSVPRHSPHGISTVKTVTIGGIEQAVLIQAHDSSKPVLLLLHGGPGMPAPGVSFRGVDYAYATTTFELMKHYVLVFWDQRGTGRSFHTDIPSDTMNLEQFVSDANELVDHLRNRFHQEKIYLAGLSWGTVIGLTLASRYPEKFHAYAAMAQIVNWSESDQICYDWNLHQAKEKGNRKATSELVDMGCPPYRDVKTWLTLRKWNFMQGAFVYEDEHIKAPILKQYPKTLLSSPDYSIRDVLRIFTKTKNSYTDQMVLDFLKIDFAESVPVVSIPVYFFHGRHDHAVPGLSTKRYYDKLIAPKGKHLVWLENSAHMFYPNDARIVERCLIQMSSITQDVAQNHEENSNLVM